In Buchnera aphidicola (Kaburagia rhusicola ensigallis), the following are encoded in one genomic region:
- the folD gene encoding bifunctional methylenetetrahydrofolate dehydrogenase/methenyltetrahydrofolate cyclohydrolase FolD, producing MFKKILNGQKISNKIQTKIKKQVNQRIKEGKRPPGLAVILIGNHIASEIYVDKKNIACKKAGFFSKIWHFSENVQENKIINLINILNQDSNIDGILIQLPIPKHINIKNVFNKINPNKDVDGFHPYNIGCLCQKIPRLRPCTPLGIITMLKYYKINIKGLHAVIIGASNTVGRPMNLELLLSGCTTTITHRFTTNLKNFIKQADLIVIAIGQEKFLKGKWIKPGAIIIDVGINRLRNGTIVGDVDFESAILNASYITPVPGGVGPMTVATLLQNTLKACIEYNFI from the coding sequence ATGTTTAAAAAAATTCTAAACGGACAAAAAATCTCCAATAAAATACAAACAAAAATAAAAAAACAGGTAAATCAAAGAATAAAAGAAGGAAAAAGACCACCAGGACTAGCAGTAATATTAATAGGAAACCATATAGCATCAGAAATTTATGTTGATAAAAAAAATATAGCCTGTAAAAAAGCAGGATTTTTTTCAAAAATATGGCACTTTTCTGAAAATGTTCAAGAAAACAAAATAATTAATCTGATAAACATTTTAAATCAAGACTCTAATATTGATGGAATTTTAATACAATTACCTATCCCTAAGCATATTAATATTAAAAATGTATTTAACAAAATTAATCCAAATAAAGACGTAGATGGATTTCATCCTTACAATATAGGTTGTTTATGCCAAAAAATTCCCAGATTACGTCCTTGTACTCCATTAGGGATAATTACAATGTTAAAATATTATAAAATTAATATAAAAGGTTTACATGCTGTTATAATAGGAGCTTCTAATACAGTTGGTCGACCAATGAATTTAGAGCTATTGTTATCTGGTTGTACCACTACGATTACTCATAGATTTACAACAAATCTTAAAAACTTTATTAAACAAGCGGACTTAATAGTCATTGCAATAGGACAAGAAAAATTTTTAAAAGGAAAATGGATTAAACCAGGAGCGATAATAATTGATGTAGGAATTAATAGACTTAGAAACGGGACAATAGTAGGGGATGTAGATTTCGAATCAGCTATTTTAAATGCATCATACATAACCCCTGTTCCAGGAGGAGTTGGACCTATGACTGTAGCAACATTACTACAAAATACTTTAAAAGCTTGTATAGAATATAATTTCATTTAA
- the ybeD gene encoding DUF493 family protein YbeD — protein sequence MKNKLEKMLQFPCLFTYKVIGLAQPELIDQIVKVIQCKLPGDYTPQIKSSNKGNYLSVSITIFASNFEQIENLYHELSNINIVRMVL from the coding sequence ATGAAAAATAAACTTGAAAAAATGTTACAATTTCCTTGTTTATTTACTTATAAAGTGATTGGATTAGCTCAACCTGAACTGATCGATCAAATAGTAAAAGTAATTCAATGTAAATTGCCAGGTGATTATACTCCACAAATAAAATCTAGCAATAAAGGAAATTATCTATCTGTTTCTATCACAATTTTTGCTAGTAATTTCGAACAAATAGAAAACTTATATCACGAACTAAGCAACATTAACATAGTTCGAATGGTACTATAA
- the htpG gene encoding molecular chaperone HtpG, whose protein sequence is MNSNKKEIHEFQSETNKILHLMIHSLYSNKEIFLRELISNASDAIDKLKFKSISSPELYEKDTKLHIRLYIDKKNNSLTISDNGIGMTYQEIIDNLGTIAKSGTKLFLKSCEKSIQEKNNFIGQFGVGFYSAFIVSKKITVKSRFGGLNESEGVLWESEGKGKYEVSKINKKHRGTKITLYLKSQDTCFLELWNIKNIINKYSNHISVPIEINVYNEKTKMSEWEQINQAKALWTLKKSEITDEEYKNFYKQLTNDSNDPIIWTHNKVEGIQEYTILLFIPSKSAWDIWNKDNKHGLKLYVKRIYIMDNAEQFLPNYLRFVKGIIDSDNLPLNVSREILQNHEIISKLKTILTKRVLKLLHDLSKNIDSYKLFWSQFGLILKEGPAEDPKNRDLIANILRFYSMKQNSSENMISLRKYIDNMSEKQEKIYFITADSYSSAINSPHLEFFKRKNIDVLLLVDKIDEWMMNYLTEFDGKLFQSISKHDESIEKLNENSNELQKNLHSNMESLLDKIRNILKNKIKDVRFTYKLTHTPAMVITDSHDMTTQMAKLFSAAGQSVPKIKYIFEINPKHELIQKINKEQNEEKMKNWIKILFDQSLLAEKNTLENPSKFITRINNFLINCN, encoded by the coding sequence TTCAATCAGAAACTAATAAAATACTGCATTTAATGATTCATTCTCTATATTCTAATAAAGAAATATTTTTAAGAGAACTAATTTCTAATGCATCAGATGCTATTGATAAATTAAAATTTAAATCTATATCTTCACCAGAACTATACGAAAAAGATACAAAATTACATATTAGACTATATATAGATAAAAAAAACAATAGTCTAACAATTAGTGACAATGGGATAGGAATGACATACCAAGAAATAATTGATAATCTAGGCACGATAGCAAAATCTGGAACAAAGTTATTTTTAAAATCTTGCGAAAAATCTATTCAAGAAAAAAATAATTTTATTGGACAATTTGGAGTAGGATTCTATTCAGCATTCATTGTGTCTAAAAAAATAACAGTAAAAAGCAGATTTGGTGGTTTAAATGAAAGTGAAGGTGTGTTATGGGAATCTGAAGGAAAAGGAAAATACGAAGTTAGCAAAATCAATAAAAAACACAGGGGGACAAAAATAACTTTATATTTAAAATCACAAGACACTTGTTTTTTAGAACTATGGAATATAAAAAATATTATTAATAAATATTCCAATCATATTTCTGTTCCAATAGAAATTAATGTGTACAACGAAAAGACAAAAATGAGTGAATGGGAACAAATAAATCAAGCAAAAGCATTATGGACTTTAAAAAAATCTGAAATAACAGATGAGGAATACAAAAATTTTTATAAACAACTTACTAACGATTCTAATGACCCAATCATATGGACTCATAACAAAGTAGAAGGTATTCAAGAATATACAATTTTACTATTCATTCCTTCAAAATCAGCTTGGGATATCTGGAATAAAGACAATAAACATGGTTTAAAACTATATGTAAAACGCATATACATCATGGATAATGCAGAACAATTTTTACCCAACTATTTACGATTTGTAAAAGGTATCATTGATTCAGACAATTTACCATTAAATGTTTCTCGAGAAATATTACAAAATCATGAAATTATTTCAAAATTAAAAACAATACTAACAAAAAGAGTGCTAAAACTGCTACATGACCTTTCTAAAAATATTGATTCTTACAAATTATTTTGGTCTCAATTTGGTCTAATATTAAAAGAAGGTCCTGCTGAAGACCCTAAAAATCGCGATCTAATTGCTAATATTTTACGATTTTATTCCATGAAACAAAATTCTTCGGAAAATATGATTTCCTTAAGAAAGTACATTGATAACATGAGTGAAAAGCAAGAAAAAATTTATTTTATTACAGCAGATAGCTACTCTTCAGCCATAAATAGTCCTCATCTAGAATTTTTTAAACGAAAAAACATCGACGTATTATTGCTTGTTGACAAAATTGATGAATGGATGATGAATTATTTAACTGAATTTGATGGAAAATTATTCCAATCGATTAGTAAACACGATGAATCTATTGAAAAATTAAACGAAAATTCTAATGAGCTACAAAAAAATTTACATTCCAATATGGAATCTCTATTAGATAAAATAAGAAATATACTAAAAAACAAAATAAAAGATGTAAGATTTACTTATAAGTTAACACATACTCCTGCCATGGTTATTACAGATTCTCATGATATGACTACTCAAATGGCAAAGCTTTTTTCTGCTGCAGGGCAATCTGTCCCTAAAATAAAATATATTTTCGAAATCAACCCAAAACATGAATTAATTCAAAAAATCAATAAAGAACAAAACGAAGAAAAAATGAAAAACTGGATAAAAATATTATTTGATCAATCGCTTCTTGCAGAAAAAAACACTTTAGAAAATCCTAGTAAATTTATAACTAGAATAAATAATTTTTTAATAAATTGCAATTAA
- a CDS encoding nucleoside monophosphate kinase has product MRIVLLGAPGSGKGTQAKFIAKRYRIPIISTGEILRKLIQNDTLISKKIKYTIHNGKLISDNIVTTLVKNSISKINCDSGFVLDGFPRTISQAQIIKKEKILINYIFELKIPNEMILKRVQKRRMNSILETINGNIEDKNQSLKSTNYKNIAHRYDDNELIINTRLEEYKKFTIPLINYFNKSSIIRKIKFYTIDGTKTISEINEEIKNILD; this is encoded by the coding sequence ATGCGTATTGTTTTACTTGGAGCGCCAGGATCAGGAAAAGGAACGCAAGCTAAATTCATTGCAAAACGATATCGTATTCCAATCATATCCACTGGAGAAATATTAAGAAAATTAATACAAAATGACACTTTAATAAGCAAAAAAATTAAATATACCATTCATAATGGAAAATTAATTTCAGACAATATAGTCACAACACTAGTAAAAAACAGTATTTCTAAAATAAATTGTGATTCAGGATTCGTGCTCGACGGATTTCCACGAACTATATCTCAAGCACAAATAATTAAAAAAGAAAAAATACTTATTAATTATATTTTTGAATTAAAAATACCAAATGAAATGATTTTAAAACGCGTTCAAAAAAGAAGAATGAACTCAATATTAGAAACAATAAATGGTAATATAGAAGACAAAAATCAATCTCTCAAAAGCACAAATTATAAAAATATTGCTCATAGATATGACGACAATGAATTAATTATTAATACAAGATTAGAAGAGTATAAAAAATTTACAATACCCCTTATAAATTACTTTAATAAAAGCTCAATTATAAGAAAAATTAAATTTTATACTATAGATGGGACTAAAACTATATCAGAAATTAATGAAGAAATTAAAAATATCTTAGATTAA
- the cysS gene encoding cysteine--tRNA ligase, whose product MLNIFNSFTQKYETLKLGLDKKIKMYVCGVTAYDFCHVGHGRTFVFFDVVSRYLRYCGYDLQYVRNITDIDDKIIFQSMKNNETILDLSNRMIDQMNKDFLDLNIISPDYEPRATENIDIIIQFIIKLLKNDYAYISNNGDVIFSIDRYPSYGLLSRQCINRLKVGVRISKNMNKRNPLDFVLWKVAKTNDACFWNSPWGKGRPGWHIECSSMSTSIFKDRIDIHGGGKDLLFPHHENEFAQSSCINREFSVGHWIHTELVITKNQKMSKSLGNAFLLKDLLAQYDSESIRFFLLSTHYRHPLHFCEKNLNKSNQLLQKLYLSLRNIDFSIPCDIDYYLFKVEFHAALDNDFNTPSALSILSKISHKINVLKLRYDKNDNKILMLANELRELGSILGILLKDPEDFLKKTNQLCSDEISNINFLIKEREEARKRKNWIKSDKIRRHLLNLGIVLEDSKCNTFWRKVK is encoded by the coding sequence ATGTTGAATATATTTAACTCTTTTACTCAAAAATATGAAACGTTAAAATTGGGTTTAGATAAAAAAATTAAAATGTACGTATGCGGTGTGACTGCATATGATTTTTGTCATGTTGGTCATGGTCGAACTTTTGTTTTTTTTGATGTAGTATCACGTTATTTGCGTTATTGTGGTTATGATTTACAATATGTGCGTAATATTACAGATATTGATGACAAAATTATTTTTCAATCTATGAAAAATAATGAGACTATTTTAGATTTATCTAATCGTATGATCGATCAAATGAATAAGGATTTTTTAGATTTAAATATTATTAGTCCAGACTATGAACCTCGTGCTACAGAGAACATAGATATTATTATTCAGTTTATTATAAAATTATTAAAGAATGACTATGCATATATATCAAATAATGGCGATGTAATATTTTCTATTGATAGATATCCAAGTTATGGGTTACTTTCTCGTCAATGTATAAATAGATTAAAAGTTGGAGTACGTATATCTAAAAATATGAATAAGCGTAATCCACTAGATTTTGTTTTATGGAAAGTCGCGAAAACAAATGACGCATGTTTTTGGAATTCTCCATGGGGTAAAGGACGTCCTGGGTGGCATATTGAATGTTCGTCTATGAGTACATCTATTTTTAAAGATAGAATTGATATTCATGGTGGAGGAAAGGATTTATTGTTTCCTCATCATGAAAATGAATTTGCACAATCAAGTTGTATTAATAGAGAATTTTCTGTGGGTCACTGGATACATACTGAACTGGTTATTACTAAAAATCAAAAAATGTCTAAATCTTTAGGAAATGCTTTTCTTTTAAAAGATCTTTTAGCTCAATATGACTCGGAGAGTATTCGTTTTTTTTTACTGTCAACGCATTATCGTCATCCTTTACATTTTTGCGAAAAAAATTTAAATAAATCTAATCAATTACTGCAAAAGTTATATTTATCTTTAAGAAATATTGATTTTTCTATACCATGTGATATAGATTATTATTTGTTTAAAGTAGAATTTCATGCGGCGTTAGATAATGATTTTAATACTCCTAGCGCTTTATCTATATTATCTAAAATATCTCATAAAATAAATGTTTTAAAGTTAAGATATGATAAAAATGATAATAAAATTTTAATGTTAGCTAATGAATTGAGGGAGTTAGGTAGTATTTTGGGTATTTTGTTAAAAGATCCTGAGGATTTTTTAAAAAAAACTAATCAATTGTGTTCTGATGAAATAAGCAATATTAATTTTTTAATAAAAGAGCGAGAAGAAGCGCGCAAAAGAAAAAACTGGATCAAATCGGATAAAATAAGAAGACATTTATTAAATTTAGGTATTGTTTTAGAAGATTCAAAATGTAACACTTTTTGGAGAAAAGTGAAATAA
- the cspE gene encoding transcription antiterminator/RNA stability regulator CspE yields the protein MSKIKGNVKWFNESKGFGFITPEDGSKDVFVHFSAIQSNGFKTLSEGQSVEFEITEGAKGPSAANVISL from the coding sequence ATGTCTAAGATTAAAGGTAATGTGAAGTGGTTTAATGAATCTAAAGGGTTTGGTTTCATTACTCCTGAAGATGGAAGCAAAGATGTTTTCGTTCATTTTTCAGCTATCCAAAGCAACGGATTTAAAACTTTATCAGAAGGTCAAAGTGTTGAATTCGAAATTACCGAAGGAGCAAAAGGGCCATCAGCGGCTAATGTTATTAGTTTATAA